The Litoribacterium kuwaitense genome contains a region encoding:
- a CDS encoding two-component system regulatory protein YycI yields MDWSRAKTLLILCFLILDVFLLTQLLEKRQVDEYDYLNESTIEERLAAEEISYPELPQETITENYIHGTGRSFTAEELNALDNQNVLLDGNTVVSSLVEPYPLNPDSFQESAEMFMNRYVLDGDHYRYWSYDEEAQSVLLFQTFKEKTIYYNDNSLVILQLNEENQVVSYQQTMLEDIDQMDIDENKQQTILPAVEALKILFERNELYSGNEVTRVELGYYTLVPLANGVQVFSPTWHVIVDDERNYFINAIEGQIQQMNDGLGDTERDDSTSETIGTGDVSPGINP; encoded by the coding sequence CTCATTCTTTGTTTTCTAATTCTCGATGTCTTTCTTCTCACTCAGCTTCTGGAAAAGCGCCAGGTCGACGAATACGATTACTTAAATGAATCGACGATTGAAGAGCGTCTAGCGGCGGAAGAAATCTCATATCCTGAACTCCCTCAGGAGACCATTACCGAGAATTACATTCATGGTACAGGGCGTTCGTTTACCGCCGAAGAATTAAATGCGCTCGACAATCAAAACGTGCTTCTCGATGGCAATACGGTCGTATCGAGCTTAGTGGAGCCGTACCCACTTAATCCAGATTCGTTCCAGGAAAGTGCCGAGATGTTTATGAACAGGTACGTTCTTGATGGTGATCATTATCGATATTGGTCATACGATGAGGAGGCTCAGTCGGTACTGCTTTTTCAGACCTTTAAAGAAAAAACGATCTATTACAACGACAACAGCTTAGTCATTTTGCAGCTGAACGAAGAAAATCAAGTCGTGAGTTACCAGCAAACAATGCTGGAGGATATTGATCAGATGGATATTGATGAAAATAAACAGCAGACGATATTGCCGGCTGTTGAAGCGTTAAAAATTCTTTTTGAACGAAATGAGCTTTACTCGGGAAATGAAGTTACCCGCGTCGAGCTTGGTTATTATACCCTCGTTCCGTTGGCGAATGGGGTTCAAGTGTTTTCTCCGACGTGGCATGTCATTGTTGACGATGAACGAAATTATTTTATTAATGCCATCGAAGGACAGATTCAGCAGATGAATGATGGTTTAGGGGATACCGAGCGTGACGACAGTACGTCTGAGACGATCGGCACAGGAGACGTGTCCCCTGGCATCAATCCATAA
- a CDS encoding MBL fold metallo-hydrolase yields the protein MSLQFSVLASGSTGNAFFIQTPTQKWLVDAGLSCKKIEASLEKIGQQAKDLNGVLVTHEHSDHIKGLDVLSRKHQLPIYANMATWNAMERHLSKVPLEQKFTFDTASTQSFGDLDIESFAVSHDAAEPMFFHFHHEGKRVAIVTDTGYVSDRIKGVVKDADCLVFEANHDVQMLRMCRYPWNVKQRILSDVGHVCNEDAGVALSEIIGDATKRIYLAHLSKDNNMKDLARLSVAQTLEAKGRPEGSGFTLHDTDPAEPTPLVTA from the coding sequence ATGAGTTTGCAATTTAGCGTGCTGGCAAGCGGCAGCACCGGCAATGCATTTTTTATTCAAACACCAACCCAAAAATGGCTCGTTGACGCTGGGTTGAGCTGTAAAAAGATTGAGGCCTCTCTCGAGAAAATCGGTCAGCAGGCGAAAGATTTAAATGGCGTTCTCGTCACACATGAGCATAGCGATCATATTAAAGGTCTCGATGTTCTTTCGCGCAAGCATCAATTGCCGATTTACGCCAATATGGCGACGTGGAATGCTATGGAGCGTCATTTAAGTAAGGTTCCTCTTGAGCAAAAATTCACTTTTGATACAGCGAGCACGCAGTCTTTTGGCGATCTCGATATTGAGTCGTTTGCCGTTTCACATGATGCTGCTGAGCCGATGTTTTTTCACTTCCACCATGAAGGAAAACGTGTGGCCATTGTGACCGATACAGGATATGTTAGTGATCGGATTAAAGGCGTCGTAAAAGACGCAGATTGCCTTGTTTTTGAGGCCAATCACGACGTTCAGATGCTCCGGATGTGCCGTTATCCTTGGAATGTCAAGCAGCGGATCTTAAGCGATGTCGGTCATGTGTGTAACGAAGATGCAGGCGTTGCCCTATCAGAAATTATTGGTGATGCAACAAAGCGTATTTATTTAGCCCATTTAAGCAAAGATAACAATATGAAGGATTTGGCACGCTTGTCTGTTGCGCAAACGCTGGAGGCAAAAGGGCGCCCTGAGGGGAGCGGCTTTACTCTGCATGACACCGATCCAGCCGAACCTACACCTCTCGTCACTGCGTAA
- a CDS encoding S1C family serine protease — protein MGYDNGDANYPPRRLRNRRSSTIWAALLGVIVGAAIVLSALPFLANTDLLAFEDEDKVASLEQRPQETQSLEPLQTRNVSVNVDTDVTEVVKNVQHAVVGVINLMGGTYWEPNVATEAGTGSGVIYKKEGDHAYIVTNYHVIEQASEVEVSLHDGTRIPATVLGEDIFTDLAVLYIEGSEVNQLVDTVGAFGNSEDVNVGEPVIAIGNPLGLEFSGSVTQGIISGKERAIPVDLDNDGSADWLADVMQTDAAINPGNSGGALFNLDGQVIGINSMKIAQSAVEGLGFSIPTNTVIPVISDLEGEGRVIRPVMGILSPQPLATVDSYHRRETLGLPAEVSSGVVVTEVSPDTPAASAGLQQLDVITALDERTINDTIDLRKYLYNEKRVGDAIDVTFYRGGQQQTVTLTLVTDES, from the coding sequence ATGGGCTATGACAACGGCGATGCAAATTACCCTCCAAGACGCTTACGAAATCGCCGCTCCAGTACGATTTGGGCAGCGCTTTTAGGTGTCATTGTGGGAGCCGCTATTGTGCTCAGTGCATTACCTTTTTTAGCCAATACGGACCTGCTCGCATTTGAGGATGAGGATAAGGTAGCGTCTTTAGAACAAAGACCACAGGAAACACAATCACTTGAGCCGTTACAAACACGGAACGTCTCTGTCAACGTAGATACAGATGTGACGGAAGTCGTCAAAAATGTGCAACATGCGGTCGTAGGCGTCATTAACTTAATGGGTGGCACGTATTGGGAGCCGAATGTAGCGACTGAGGCAGGGACTGGTTCAGGTGTCATTTACAAGAAAGAAGGCGATCATGCGTATATCGTGACGAACTACCATGTCATTGAGCAAGCGAGTGAGGTCGAAGTGAGCTTGCACGACGGCACTCGGATTCCAGCAACCGTGCTTGGCGAAGACATTTTCACCGACTTAGCCGTGCTCTATATTGAAGGCAGTGAAGTCAATCAGTTAGTAGATACGGTCGGCGCCTTTGGTAATTCGGAGGACGTCAACGTAGGTGAGCCTGTTATCGCTATCGGTAATCCATTAGGTCTGGAATTTTCTGGATCGGTAACCCAAGGCATTATTTCTGGAAAAGAACGGGCGATTCCGGTCGATCTAGATAACGATGGTAGCGCCGATTGGCTCGCCGATGTCATGCAGACAGACGCGGCGATTAATCCAGGAAATTCAGGCGGCGCATTGTTCAATTTAGACGGACAAGTGATTGGGATCAACTCCATGAAAATTGCGCAAAGCGCGGTCGAAGGTCTCGGCTTTTCAATCCCGACCAATACAGTGATTCCGGTTATTTCTGACTTGGAAGGCGAAGGACGAGTCATTCGTCCAGTTATGGGGATTTTAAGTCCACAACCATTAGCGACCGTTGACAGCTACCACCGTCGTGAAACGTTAGGACTTCCTGCAGAAGTGTCTTCAGGTGTTGTCGTAACGGAAGTCTCGCCAGACACTCCAGCAGCGTCAGCAGGATTACAGCAATTGGACGTCATTACCGCGCTGGATGAAAGAACGATTAATGACACCATCGATTTAAGAAAGTATCTATACAACGAAAAACGAGTCGGTGACGCAATCGACGTTACGTTTTATCGAGGTGGCCAGCAACAAACGGTGACACTGACGTTGGTTACCGACGAATCATAA
- a CDS encoding hemolysin family protein, whose amino-acid sequence MDTTTIIINFSLVALLIALTAFFVGSEFAVVKVRMSRIDQLIEEGNKRAKIVKRLVTDLDYYLSACQLGITVTALGLGWLGEPTIERLLLPLLQEWGVPESVTHVISLAAALSIMTFLHVVIGELAPKTLAIQFAEKMTLILGPLLYWFGQIMKPLIWSLNGSARLLLRLFKVDLNPQEQAHSEDELKIIMTQSYQSGEINQAELSYLQNIFAFDERVAKDIMIPRTQLVVLSDDMTTEEIVQMIDENRYTRYPVVEEGDKDSVLGFINVKEVLTNMATGRDSTLLDSLHEMPTVHETTSLQEVLLKMQQAHIHIALVIDEYGGTAGIVSMEDILEEIVGDIRDEFDDDEIPDIQRLGTHEFLLSGRLLLEDLEADIGVKLDEEDEDLDTLGGWMQVHAEDNDKLEEPIHYKTHRLQAVEVDNHQILQVRLEKDVFEEEESHDSDDSDENKRQAEAN is encoded by the coding sequence TTGGATACGACGACGATCATTATCAACTTTTCATTGGTGGCGCTTTTAATTGCGCTGACCGCTTTTTTTGTAGGATCAGAATTTGCTGTTGTTAAAGTCCGGATGTCGCGCATTGATCAACTGATTGAAGAAGGAAACAAACGAGCGAAAATCGTAAAACGATTAGTCACGGACTTGGACTATTATCTATCTGCTTGTCAACTCGGAATCACAGTTACAGCACTAGGACTTGGTTGGCTCGGAGAACCGACAATCGAGCGTCTCCTTCTACCGTTGCTGCAGGAATGGGGCGTACCTGAATCGGTGACGCACGTCATTTCGTTAGCGGCTGCCCTGTCCATTATGACGTTTTTACACGTCGTCATTGGTGAATTGGCTCCAAAAACATTAGCCATTCAATTTGCTGAAAAAATGACGCTTATTTTAGGACCATTATTGTATTGGTTTGGTCAGATTATGAAGCCGCTCATCTGGTCACTAAATGGATCAGCTCGCTTATTGCTCCGTCTGTTCAAAGTCGACCTCAATCCTCAGGAGCAGGCGCATTCGGAAGACGAACTAAAAATCATAATGACGCAAAGTTACCAAAGCGGAGAAATCAATCAGGCGGAATTATCCTATTTGCAAAATATCTTTGCTTTTGATGAGCGTGTTGCAAAAGATATCATGATCCCACGGACGCAACTCGTCGTTTTAAGCGATGATATGACGACAGAGGAAATCGTCCAAATGATTGATGAAAATCGCTATACGCGCTATCCAGTCGTCGAAGAAGGCGACAAAGATTCAGTGCTCGGTTTTATTAACGTTAAAGAAGTCCTTACAAATATGGCGACGGGGCGCGACAGCACCTTGCTTGACAGCCTGCACGAGATGCCAACCGTCCATGAAACGACGTCGCTGCAAGAAGTATTACTGAAAATGCAGCAAGCGCATATTCACATTGCCCTTGTCATTGATGAATACGGAGGTACAGCCGGTATCGTATCCATGGAAGACATCCTCGAAGAAATCGTCGGCGACATTCGTGATGAATTTGACGATGATGAAATTCCTGATATTCAAAGGCTAGGAACGCATGAGTTTTTGTTAAGCGGACGCCTGTTGCTTGAAGACCTCGAAGCAGATATCGGTGTCAAGCTTGATGAAGAAGATGAAGATTTAGACACACTCGGCGGATGGATGCAAGTTCATGCTGAAGATAACGATAAGCTTGAAGAGCCCATTCATTATAAAACCCATCGTCTCCAAGCCGTAGAAGTCGACAACCATCAAATTCTTCAAGTGCGTCTCGAAAAAGATGTTTTTGAGGAAGAAGAATCACACGATAGCGATGATTCTGATGAAAATAAACGGCAAGCGGAAGCGAATTAA